One Brassica oleracea var. oleracea cultivar TO1000 chromosome C7, BOL, whole genome shotgun sequence genomic window carries:
- the LOC106303916 gene encoding uncharacterized protein LOC106303916 isoform X2 translates to MSPGHSKMPSDSIKVVPGRSKLRVESSNPVARGTPMRRTSKVMLITPEEAVKLSSGFNQVVVPPVSESPRPKIAPATSQSPRPALAVQIPEALRPVPAVRTPEAPRPVLARPSFEPPKSVAAHFATGFKKKIVCGLRAPSLSTATVRRRTNPRSFHQSTDGLPPSPRALQIRSRIKQQAATNATHTVQVVEVGDKAKDHNAKETCQPASNERISELLRHRPALHPTWKGRIVDSSSLPEFDCEFWAKPASNITRKALRLSKAIPTLLEVELLPTGHILNDVYHRSPRLSDVELFLFPDEKETERLCFRSKREHAHLFEAMSTRNAMIKVNINGTELLIFSSKLLDKTSQCMPTFFLKKQYKTENYLWGFFLSQAHVPGTSYQTDRDVVDMDIDTEYPTPNLALKLIAESQTIPSSSPAKLHREVNAPPPGFEKANKQVSVPPGFEKIWTPPLVTLNIHGTSNALSGLTGSAGLVRNESGKWVFGYSRCHKSISEAAAVLLAIYHGLKLLWDSGSRRIRLETTSLDVLGALTTKPDLFYKRKSILGLCKDMILKSWECDVYHVSKEENSCAEWLASRLDGEQIQGLVFFEYPPLGLVDLLEKDRLAAVK, encoded by the exons ATGAGTCCTGGTCACAGCAAAATGCCTTCAGATTCGATAAAAGTAGTCCCTGGTAGGAGTAAACTGCGGGTTGAATCTTCAAACCCAGTCGCCAGAGGGACTCCAATGCGTAGAACTTCAAAGGTGATGTTGATCACTCCAGAGGAAGCTGTTAAACTATCTTCCGGATTCAATCAAGTGGTTGTTCCTCCAGTTTCTGAGTCACCGAGACCTAAGATTGCTCCTGCAACTTCTCAATCCCCAAGACCCGCCCTGGCTGTTCAAATTCCTGAAGCACTAAGACCTGTCCCGGCTGTTCGAACTCCTGAAGCACCAAGACCTGTCCTGGCTCGTCCCTCTTTTGAACCACCAAAATCTGTAGCGGCTCATTTTGCAACAGGTTTTAAAAAAAAGATTGTGTGCGGCCTTCGAGCTCCGAGTTTGAGTACTGCAACAGTTAGACGGAGAACCAATCCAAGAAGTTTCCATCAGTCTACGGATGGCCTTCCTCCTAGTCCACGTGCTTTGCAGATTCGTTCAAGAATTAAACAACAAGCTGCTACTAATGCAACACATACTGTACAAG TTGTGGAAGTTGGTGATAAAGCTAAAGATCATAATGCCAAGGAGACATGTCAACCAGCCTCTAATGAAAGAATCTCGGAGTTACTTCGTCATCGGCCAGCTCTGCATCCTACTTGGAA AGGACGCATTGTGGATTCTTCCTCACTGCCTGAGTTTGACTGCGAGTTTTGGGCTAAACCGGCTTCCAATATCACCAGGAAGGCACTGAGACTTTCAAAAGCGATCCCTACGTTACTCGAGGTAGAACTGCTTCCTACAGGACATATTTTGAATGATGTGTATCACAGAAGCCCAAGGCTATCGGATGTGGAACTGTTCCTCTTCCCGGATGAGAAGGAAACAGAAAG GTTATGTTTCAGGTCTAAAAGGGAACATGCTCATCTGTTTGAGGCCATGTCGACTCGCAATGCCATGATCAAAGTTAATATAAACGGCACAGAGCTGTTGATATTCTCCTCCAAACTATTAGACAAGACTTCCCAGTGTATGCCTACTT TCTTCCTCAAGAAGCAGTACAAAACAGAAAACTACCTTTGGGGTTTCTTTCTCTCACAAGCACATGTTCCAGGAACTTCTTATCAAACTGATAGAGATGTTGTTGACATGGACATAGACACTGAGTACCCAACCCCGAATCTAGCTCTCAAGCTAATAGCAGAATCACAGACCATTCCCTCAAGCTCACCAGCGAAACTGCACAGAGAAGTCAACGCGCCTCCTCCTGGTTTCGAGAAGGCGAACAAACAAGTTAGCGTGCCTCCTGGTTTCGAGAAGATATGGACACCACCCTTGGTGACACTCAACATACACGGAACTTCAAACGCTCTCTCTGGTCTAACCGGATCCGCTGGACTAGTGCGCAACGAGTCAGGGAAGTGGGTGTTCGGCTACAGCAGGTGTCACAAGAGCATCTCCGAAGCCGCGGCTGTGCTTTTGGCTATCTACCATGGTCTTAAACTCCTCTGGGACAGCGGCAGCCGAAGAATCCGCTTGGAGACGACGAGCCTTGACGTCCTCGGTGCTCTGACAACAAAACCAGACCTCTTCTACAAGAGAAAATCGATTCTGGGACTGTGCAAGGACATGATCTTGAAGAGCTGGGAGTGTGACGTTTACCATGTCTCCAAAGAGGAGAACTCGTGTGCGGAGTGGCTAGCTAGCAGATTAGATGGAGAGCAGATTCAAGGATTGGTTTTCTTCGAGTACCCTCCTCTAGGCCTTGTGGATCTTCTGGAGAAAGACCGTCTTGCAGCTGTCAAGTAA
- the LOC106303916 gene encoding uncharacterized protein LOC106303916 isoform X5 — protein MSPGHSKMPSDSIKVVPGRSKLRVESSNPVARGTPMRRTSKVMLITPEEAVKLSSGFNQVVVPPVSESPRPKIAPATSQSPRPALAVQIPEALRPVPAVRTPEAPRPVLARPSFEPPKSVAAHFATGFKKKIVCGLRAPSLSTATVRRRTNPRSFHQSTDGLPPSPRALQIRSRIKQQAATNATHTVQGTVVEVGDKAKDHNAKETCQPASNERISELLRHRPALHPTWKGRIVDSSSLPEFDCEFWAKPASNITRKALRLSKAIPTLLEVELLPTGHILNDVYHRSPRLSDVELFLFPDEKETERSKREHAHLFEAMSTRNAMIKVNINGTELLIFSSKLLDKTSQFFLKKQYKTENYLWGFFLSQAHVPGTSYQTDRDVVDMDIDTEYPTPNLALKLIAESQTIPSSSPAKLHREVNAPPPGFEKANKQVSVPPGFEKIWTPPLVTLNIHGTSNALSGLTGSAGLVRNESGKWVFGYSRCHKSISEAAAVLLAIYHGLKLLWDSGSRRIRLETTSLDVLGALTTKPDLFYKRKSILGLCKDMILKSWECDVYHVSKEENSCAEWLASRLDGEQIQGLVFFEYPPLGLVDLLEKDRLAAVK, from the exons ATGAGTCCTGGTCACAGCAAAATGCCTTCAGATTCGATAAAAGTAGTCCCTGGTAGGAGTAAACTGCGGGTTGAATCTTCAAACCCAGTCGCCAGAGGGACTCCAATGCGTAGAACTTCAAAGGTGATGTTGATCACTCCAGAGGAAGCTGTTAAACTATCTTCCGGATTCAATCAAGTGGTTGTTCCTCCAGTTTCTGAGTCACCGAGACCTAAGATTGCTCCTGCAACTTCTCAATCCCCAAGACCCGCCCTGGCTGTTCAAATTCCTGAAGCACTAAGACCTGTCCCGGCTGTTCGAACTCCTGAAGCACCAAGACCTGTCCTGGCTCGTCCCTCTTTTGAACCACCAAAATCTGTAGCGGCTCATTTTGCAACAGGTTTTAAAAAAAAGATTGTGTGCGGCCTTCGAGCTCCGAGTTTGAGTACTGCAACAGTTAGACGGAGAACCAATCCAAGAAGTTTCCATCAGTCTACGGATGGCCTTCCTCCTAGTCCACGTGCTTTGCAGATTCGTTCAAGAATTAAACAACAAGCTGCTACTAATGCAACACATACTGTACAAG GGACAGTTGTGGAAGTTGGTGATAAAGCTAAAGATCATAATGCCAAGGAGACATGTCAACCAGCCTCTAATGAAAGAATCTCGGAGTTACTTCGTCATCGGCCAGCTCTGCATCCTACTTGGAA AGGACGCATTGTGGATTCTTCCTCACTGCCTGAGTTTGACTGCGAGTTTTGGGCTAAACCGGCTTCCAATATCACCAGGAAGGCACTGAGACTTTCAAAAGCGATCCCTACGTTACTCGAGGTAGAACTGCTTCCTACAGGACATATTTTGAATGATGTGTATCACAGAAGCCCAAGGCTATCGGATGTGGAACTGTTCCTCTTCCCGGATGAGAAGGAAACAGAAAG GTCTAAAAGGGAACATGCTCATCTGTTTGAGGCCATGTCGACTCGCAATGCCATGATCAAAGTTAATATAAACGGCACAGAGCTGTTGATATTCTCCTCCAAACTATTAGACAAGACTTCCCAGT TCTTCCTCAAGAAGCAGTACAAAACAGAAAACTACCTTTGGGGTTTCTTTCTCTCACAAGCACATGTTCCAGGAACTTCTTATCAAACTGATAGAGATGTTGTTGACATGGACATAGACACTGAGTACCCAACCCCGAATCTAGCTCTCAAGCTAATAGCAGAATCACAGACCATTCCCTCAAGCTCACCAGCGAAACTGCACAGAGAAGTCAACGCGCCTCCTCCTGGTTTCGAGAAGGCGAACAAACAAGTTAGCGTGCCTCCTGGTTTCGAGAAGATATGGACACCACCCTTGGTGACACTCAACATACACGGAACTTCAAACGCTCTCTCTGGTCTAACCGGATCCGCTGGACTAGTGCGCAACGAGTCAGGGAAGTGGGTGTTCGGCTACAGCAGGTGTCACAAGAGCATCTCCGAAGCCGCGGCTGTGCTTTTGGCTATCTACCATGGTCTTAAACTCCTCTGGGACAGCGGCAGCCGAAGAATCCGCTTGGAGACGACGAGCCTTGACGTCCTCGGTGCTCTGACAACAAAACCAGACCTCTTCTACAAGAGAAAATCGATTCTGGGACTGTGCAAGGACATGATCTTGAAGAGCTGGGAGTGTGACGTTTACCATGTCTCCAAAGAGGAGAACTCGTGTGCGGAGTGGCTAGCTAGCAGATTAGATGGAGAGCAGATTCAAGGATTGGTTTTCTTCGAGTACCCTCCTCTAGGCCTTGTGGATCTTCTGGAGAAAGACCGTCTTGCAGCTGTCAAGTAA
- the LOC106303916 gene encoding uncharacterized protein LOC106303916 isoform X4, with translation MSPGHSKMPSDSIKVVPGRSKLRVESSNPVARGTPMRRTSKVMLITPEEAVKLSSGFNQVVVPPVSESPRPKIAPATSQSPRPALAVQIPEALRPVPAVRTPEAPRPVLARPSFEPPKSVAAHFATGFKKKIVCGLRAPSLSTATVRRRTNPRSFHQSTDGLPPSPRALQIRSRIKQQAATNATHTVQGTVVEVGDKAKDHNAKETCQPASNERISELLRHRPALHPTWKGRIVDSSSLPEFDCEFWAKPASNITRKALRLSKAIPTLLEVELLPTGHILNDVYHRSPRLSDVELFLFPDEKETERSKREHAHLFEAMSTRNAMIKVNINGTELLIFSSKLLDKTSQCMPTFFLKKQYKTENYLWGFFLSQAHVPGTSYQTDRDVVDMDIDTEYPTPNLALKLIAESQTIPSSSPAKLHREVNAPPPGFEKANKQVSVPPGFEKIWTPPLVTLNIHGTSNALSGLTGSAGLVRNESGKWVFGYSRCHKSISEAAAVLLAIYHGLKLLWDSGSRRIRLETTSLDVLGALTTKPDLFYKRKSILGLCKDMILKSWECDVYHVSKEENSCAEWLASRLDGEQIQGLVFFEYPPLGLVDLLEKDRLAAVK, from the exons ATGAGTCCTGGTCACAGCAAAATGCCTTCAGATTCGATAAAAGTAGTCCCTGGTAGGAGTAAACTGCGGGTTGAATCTTCAAACCCAGTCGCCAGAGGGACTCCAATGCGTAGAACTTCAAAGGTGATGTTGATCACTCCAGAGGAAGCTGTTAAACTATCTTCCGGATTCAATCAAGTGGTTGTTCCTCCAGTTTCTGAGTCACCGAGACCTAAGATTGCTCCTGCAACTTCTCAATCCCCAAGACCCGCCCTGGCTGTTCAAATTCCTGAAGCACTAAGACCTGTCCCGGCTGTTCGAACTCCTGAAGCACCAAGACCTGTCCTGGCTCGTCCCTCTTTTGAACCACCAAAATCTGTAGCGGCTCATTTTGCAACAGGTTTTAAAAAAAAGATTGTGTGCGGCCTTCGAGCTCCGAGTTTGAGTACTGCAACAGTTAGACGGAGAACCAATCCAAGAAGTTTCCATCAGTCTACGGATGGCCTTCCTCCTAGTCCACGTGCTTTGCAGATTCGTTCAAGAATTAAACAACAAGCTGCTACTAATGCAACACATACTGTACAAG GGACAGTTGTGGAAGTTGGTGATAAAGCTAAAGATCATAATGCCAAGGAGACATGTCAACCAGCCTCTAATGAAAGAATCTCGGAGTTACTTCGTCATCGGCCAGCTCTGCATCCTACTTGGAA AGGACGCATTGTGGATTCTTCCTCACTGCCTGAGTTTGACTGCGAGTTTTGGGCTAAACCGGCTTCCAATATCACCAGGAAGGCACTGAGACTTTCAAAAGCGATCCCTACGTTACTCGAGGTAGAACTGCTTCCTACAGGACATATTTTGAATGATGTGTATCACAGAAGCCCAAGGCTATCGGATGTGGAACTGTTCCTCTTCCCGGATGAGAAGGAAACAGAAAG GTCTAAAAGGGAACATGCTCATCTGTTTGAGGCCATGTCGACTCGCAATGCCATGATCAAAGTTAATATAAACGGCACAGAGCTGTTGATATTCTCCTCCAAACTATTAGACAAGACTTCCCAGTGTATGCCTACTT TCTTCCTCAAGAAGCAGTACAAAACAGAAAACTACCTTTGGGGTTTCTTTCTCTCACAAGCACATGTTCCAGGAACTTCTTATCAAACTGATAGAGATGTTGTTGACATGGACATAGACACTGAGTACCCAACCCCGAATCTAGCTCTCAAGCTAATAGCAGAATCACAGACCATTCCCTCAAGCTCACCAGCGAAACTGCACAGAGAAGTCAACGCGCCTCCTCCTGGTTTCGAGAAGGCGAACAAACAAGTTAGCGTGCCTCCTGGTTTCGAGAAGATATGGACACCACCCTTGGTGACACTCAACATACACGGAACTTCAAACGCTCTCTCTGGTCTAACCGGATCCGCTGGACTAGTGCGCAACGAGTCAGGGAAGTGGGTGTTCGGCTACAGCAGGTGTCACAAGAGCATCTCCGAAGCCGCGGCTGTGCTTTTGGCTATCTACCATGGTCTTAAACTCCTCTGGGACAGCGGCAGCCGAAGAATCCGCTTGGAGACGACGAGCCTTGACGTCCTCGGTGCTCTGACAACAAAACCAGACCTCTTCTACAAGAGAAAATCGATTCTGGGACTGTGCAAGGACATGATCTTGAAGAGCTGGGAGTGTGACGTTTACCATGTCTCCAAAGAGGAGAACTCGTGTGCGGAGTGGCTAGCTAGCAGATTAGATGGAGAGCAGATTCAAGGATTGGTTTTCTTCGAGTACCCTCCTCTAGGCCTTGTGGATCTTCTGGAGAAAGACCGTCTTGCAGCTGTCAAGTAA
- the LOC106303916 gene encoding uncharacterized protein LOC106303916 isoform X3 produces the protein MSPGHSKMPSDSIKVVPGRSKLRVESSNPVARGTPMRRTSKVMLITPEEAVKLSSGFNQVVVPPVSESPRPKIAPATSQSPRPALAVQIPEALRPVPAVRTPEAPRPVLARPSFEPPKSVAAHFATGFKKKIVCGLRAPSLSTATVRRRTNPRSFHQSTDGLPPSPRALQIRSRIKQQAATNATHTVQGTVVEVGDKAKDHNAKETCQPASNERISELLRHRPALHPTWKGRIVDSSSLPEFDCEFWAKPASNITRKALRLSKAIPTLLEVELLPTGHILNDVYHRSPRLSDVELFLFPDEKETERLCFRSKREHAHLFEAMSTRNAMIKVNINGTELLIFSSKLLDKTSQFFLKKQYKTENYLWGFFLSQAHVPGTSYQTDRDVVDMDIDTEYPTPNLALKLIAESQTIPSSSPAKLHREVNAPPPGFEKANKQVSVPPGFEKIWTPPLVTLNIHGTSNALSGLTGSAGLVRNESGKWVFGYSRCHKSISEAAAVLLAIYHGLKLLWDSGSRRIRLETTSLDVLGALTTKPDLFYKRKSILGLCKDMILKSWECDVYHVSKEENSCAEWLASRLDGEQIQGLVFFEYPPLGLVDLLEKDRLAAVK, from the exons ATGAGTCCTGGTCACAGCAAAATGCCTTCAGATTCGATAAAAGTAGTCCCTGGTAGGAGTAAACTGCGGGTTGAATCTTCAAACCCAGTCGCCAGAGGGACTCCAATGCGTAGAACTTCAAAGGTGATGTTGATCACTCCAGAGGAAGCTGTTAAACTATCTTCCGGATTCAATCAAGTGGTTGTTCCTCCAGTTTCTGAGTCACCGAGACCTAAGATTGCTCCTGCAACTTCTCAATCCCCAAGACCCGCCCTGGCTGTTCAAATTCCTGAAGCACTAAGACCTGTCCCGGCTGTTCGAACTCCTGAAGCACCAAGACCTGTCCTGGCTCGTCCCTCTTTTGAACCACCAAAATCTGTAGCGGCTCATTTTGCAACAGGTTTTAAAAAAAAGATTGTGTGCGGCCTTCGAGCTCCGAGTTTGAGTACTGCAACAGTTAGACGGAGAACCAATCCAAGAAGTTTCCATCAGTCTACGGATGGCCTTCCTCCTAGTCCACGTGCTTTGCAGATTCGTTCAAGAATTAAACAACAAGCTGCTACTAATGCAACACATACTGTACAAG GGACAGTTGTGGAAGTTGGTGATAAAGCTAAAGATCATAATGCCAAGGAGACATGTCAACCAGCCTCTAATGAAAGAATCTCGGAGTTACTTCGTCATCGGCCAGCTCTGCATCCTACTTGGAA AGGACGCATTGTGGATTCTTCCTCACTGCCTGAGTTTGACTGCGAGTTTTGGGCTAAACCGGCTTCCAATATCACCAGGAAGGCACTGAGACTTTCAAAAGCGATCCCTACGTTACTCGAGGTAGAACTGCTTCCTACAGGACATATTTTGAATGATGTGTATCACAGAAGCCCAAGGCTATCGGATGTGGAACTGTTCCTCTTCCCGGATGAGAAGGAAACAGAAAG GTTATGTTTCAGGTCTAAAAGGGAACATGCTCATCTGTTTGAGGCCATGTCGACTCGCAATGCCATGATCAAAGTTAATATAAACGGCACAGAGCTGTTGATATTCTCCTCCAAACTATTAGACAAGACTTCCCAGT TCTTCCTCAAGAAGCAGTACAAAACAGAAAACTACCTTTGGGGTTTCTTTCTCTCACAAGCACATGTTCCAGGAACTTCTTATCAAACTGATAGAGATGTTGTTGACATGGACATAGACACTGAGTACCCAACCCCGAATCTAGCTCTCAAGCTAATAGCAGAATCACAGACCATTCCCTCAAGCTCACCAGCGAAACTGCACAGAGAAGTCAACGCGCCTCCTCCTGGTTTCGAGAAGGCGAACAAACAAGTTAGCGTGCCTCCTGGTTTCGAGAAGATATGGACACCACCCTTGGTGACACTCAACATACACGGAACTTCAAACGCTCTCTCTGGTCTAACCGGATCCGCTGGACTAGTGCGCAACGAGTCAGGGAAGTGGGTGTTCGGCTACAGCAGGTGTCACAAGAGCATCTCCGAAGCCGCGGCTGTGCTTTTGGCTATCTACCATGGTCTTAAACTCCTCTGGGACAGCGGCAGCCGAAGAATCCGCTTGGAGACGACGAGCCTTGACGTCCTCGGTGCTCTGACAACAAAACCAGACCTCTTCTACAAGAGAAAATCGATTCTGGGACTGTGCAAGGACATGATCTTGAAGAGCTGGGAGTGTGACGTTTACCATGTCTCCAAAGAGGAGAACTCGTGTGCGGAGTGGCTAGCTAGCAGATTAGATGGAGAGCAGATTCAAGGATTGGTTTTCTTCGAGTACCCTCCTCTAGGCCTTGTGGATCTTCTGGAGAAAGACCGTCTTGCAGCTGTCAAGTAA
- the LOC106303916 gene encoding uncharacterized protein LOC106303916 isoform X1: MSPGHSKMPSDSIKVVPGRSKLRVESSNPVARGTPMRRTSKVMLITPEEAVKLSSGFNQVVVPPVSESPRPKIAPATSQSPRPALAVQIPEALRPVPAVRTPEAPRPVLARPSFEPPKSVAAHFATGFKKKIVCGLRAPSLSTATVRRRTNPRSFHQSTDGLPPSPRALQIRSRIKQQAATNATHTVQGTVVEVGDKAKDHNAKETCQPASNERISELLRHRPALHPTWKGRIVDSSSLPEFDCEFWAKPASNITRKALRLSKAIPTLLEVELLPTGHILNDVYHRSPRLSDVELFLFPDEKETERLCFRSKREHAHLFEAMSTRNAMIKVNINGTELLIFSSKLLDKTSQCMPTFFLKKQYKTENYLWGFFLSQAHVPGTSYQTDRDVVDMDIDTEYPTPNLALKLIAESQTIPSSSPAKLHREVNAPPPGFEKANKQVSVPPGFEKIWTPPLVTLNIHGTSNALSGLTGSAGLVRNESGKWVFGYSRCHKSISEAAAVLLAIYHGLKLLWDSGSRRIRLETTSLDVLGALTTKPDLFYKRKSILGLCKDMILKSWECDVYHVSKEENSCAEWLASRLDGEQIQGLVFFEYPPLGLVDLLEKDRLAAVK; this comes from the exons ATGAGTCCTGGTCACAGCAAAATGCCTTCAGATTCGATAAAAGTAGTCCCTGGTAGGAGTAAACTGCGGGTTGAATCTTCAAACCCAGTCGCCAGAGGGACTCCAATGCGTAGAACTTCAAAGGTGATGTTGATCACTCCAGAGGAAGCTGTTAAACTATCTTCCGGATTCAATCAAGTGGTTGTTCCTCCAGTTTCTGAGTCACCGAGACCTAAGATTGCTCCTGCAACTTCTCAATCCCCAAGACCCGCCCTGGCTGTTCAAATTCCTGAAGCACTAAGACCTGTCCCGGCTGTTCGAACTCCTGAAGCACCAAGACCTGTCCTGGCTCGTCCCTCTTTTGAACCACCAAAATCTGTAGCGGCTCATTTTGCAACAGGTTTTAAAAAAAAGATTGTGTGCGGCCTTCGAGCTCCGAGTTTGAGTACTGCAACAGTTAGACGGAGAACCAATCCAAGAAGTTTCCATCAGTCTACGGATGGCCTTCCTCCTAGTCCACGTGCTTTGCAGATTCGTTCAAGAATTAAACAACAAGCTGCTACTAATGCAACACATACTGTACAAG GGACAGTTGTGGAAGTTGGTGATAAAGCTAAAGATCATAATGCCAAGGAGACATGTCAACCAGCCTCTAATGAAAGAATCTCGGAGTTACTTCGTCATCGGCCAGCTCTGCATCCTACTTGGAA AGGACGCATTGTGGATTCTTCCTCACTGCCTGAGTTTGACTGCGAGTTTTGGGCTAAACCGGCTTCCAATATCACCAGGAAGGCACTGAGACTTTCAAAAGCGATCCCTACGTTACTCGAGGTAGAACTGCTTCCTACAGGACATATTTTGAATGATGTGTATCACAGAAGCCCAAGGCTATCGGATGTGGAACTGTTCCTCTTCCCGGATGAGAAGGAAACAGAAAG GTTATGTTTCAGGTCTAAAAGGGAACATGCTCATCTGTTTGAGGCCATGTCGACTCGCAATGCCATGATCAAAGTTAATATAAACGGCACAGAGCTGTTGATATTCTCCTCCAAACTATTAGACAAGACTTCCCAGTGTATGCCTACTT TCTTCCTCAAGAAGCAGTACAAAACAGAAAACTACCTTTGGGGTTTCTTTCTCTCACAAGCACATGTTCCAGGAACTTCTTATCAAACTGATAGAGATGTTGTTGACATGGACATAGACACTGAGTACCCAACCCCGAATCTAGCTCTCAAGCTAATAGCAGAATCACAGACCATTCCCTCAAGCTCACCAGCGAAACTGCACAGAGAAGTCAACGCGCCTCCTCCTGGTTTCGAGAAGGCGAACAAACAAGTTAGCGTGCCTCCTGGTTTCGAGAAGATATGGACACCACCCTTGGTGACACTCAACATACACGGAACTTCAAACGCTCTCTCTGGTCTAACCGGATCCGCTGGACTAGTGCGCAACGAGTCAGGGAAGTGGGTGTTCGGCTACAGCAGGTGTCACAAGAGCATCTCCGAAGCCGCGGCTGTGCTTTTGGCTATCTACCATGGTCTTAAACTCCTCTGGGACAGCGGCAGCCGAAGAATCCGCTTGGAGACGACGAGCCTTGACGTCCTCGGTGCTCTGACAACAAAACCAGACCTCTTCTACAAGAGAAAATCGATTCTGGGACTGTGCAAGGACATGATCTTGAAGAGCTGGGAGTGTGACGTTTACCATGTCTCCAAAGAGGAGAACTCGTGTGCGGAGTGGCTAGCTAGCAGATTAGATGGAGAGCAGATTCAAGGATTGGTTTTCTTCGAGTACCCTCCTCTAGGCCTTGTGGATCTTCTGGAGAAAGACCGTCTTGCAGCTGTCAAGTAA
- the LOC106304694 gene encoding uncharacterized protein LOC106304694, with the protein MEIRNGNKDKSESSSLSSEKATQESKEEPCEICGSVGIDGLMMVCFNCRHTREHTYCARVALSPVRDIWLCEACRFPSRVLFISHVADDLMDTETTVADPKNTSNSRVDDHRTAKLRANDMEEVVDTREASTRVMHLPSQPHTRPLAKETLSSQNKEQHQPTQVFPKKRRTIRVMGKHHSQSHDRTLISPLDQSFNRSASPK; encoded by the exons ATGGAAATAAGAAACGGAAACAAAGATAAATCCGAAAGCTCGTCTCTTTCCTCAGAGAAAGCAACGCAAGAATCGAAA GAGGAGCCTTGTGAGATATGTGGAAGTGTGGGCATTGATGGTTTGATGATGGTATGTTTCAATTGCAGACATACTCGCGAGCATAC TTATTGCGCAAGGGTGGCACTATCACCTGTCCGTGACATTTGGCTATGTGAAGCGTGCCGGTTCCCATCTCGCGTATTGTTCATATCGCATGTTGCTGATGATCTAATGGATACAGAAACCACTGTTGCTGATCCAAAGAACACTAGCAACTCAAGAGTAGATGATCACCGGACTGCTAAATTAAGAGCTAATGATATGGAAGAAGTCGTAGATACCCGCGAGGCATCAACAAGAGTGATGCATCTACCTTCACAACCACATACACGTCCACTAG CTAAAGAAACTTTGTCATCTCAAAACAAGGAGCAGCATCAACCAACTCAGGTCTTTCCTAAAAAACGCAGGACGATTCGGGTGATGGGCAAACACCATTCACAGTCACATGATCGGACTCTGATCTCTCCTCTGGATCAATCTTTTAACAGGAGTGCCTCACCAAAGTGA